In Risungbinella massiliensis, a single window of DNA contains:
- a CDS encoding ArsR/SmtB family transcription factor, translated as MYFSFMTIELKLSDDHRVKIFKALSDPTRIEIIRTLYNANKEMACGEVGEICSVSKSNASYHFRTLREAGLIIVRKEAQTKYTKLDKVTFQNYLPGFLETL; from the coding sequence TTGTATTTTAGTTTTATGACTATTGAACTTAAATTGAGTGATGACCACCGAGTTAAGATTTTTAAAGCTCTATCTGACCCTACACGTATTGAAATTATTCGCACACTCTACAATGCCAACAAAGAGATGGCATGCGGGGAGGTTGGCGAGATCTGTTCTGTTTCAAAGTCCAACGCTTCTTATCATTTCCGGACTTTACGTGAGGCAGGGTTGATTATAGTCCGAAAGGAGGCACAGACCAAGTATACTAAGCTAGACAAAGTTACATTTCAAAATTACTTGCCAGGGTTCCTAGAAACATTGTAA
- a CDS encoding adenylyl-sulfate kinase → MQKGVVVWFTGLPNAGKSTTSKLVKRELEKLGTDVELLDSDEVPRTLTKDLSPDWKTRQFQKCTNLTYIAKLLLKRNVVVLIASVGRFEDVRANSRAELKDFVEVYLKCPQDVRLDRDDKAKYTRHADTIYYYEDPVSPEIMIETNQCPPEAAAQKVVDYLMTHGYIGVEDQNLIGTGQI, encoded by the coding sequence ATGCAAAAAGGGGTCGTTGTTTGGTTCACTGGTTTACCGAATGCAGGAAAATCTACCACCAGCAAGTTAGTGAAAAGAGAGTTAGAGAAATTGGGCACCGATGTAGAATTACTTGACAGCGATGAAGTGCCACGTACTCTTACGAAAGATTTAAGTCCAGATTGGAAAACAAGACAGTTTCAAAAATGCACCAATCTTACCTACATCGCGAAACTATTACTAAAACGCAATGTAGTGGTGTTGATCGCGTCTGTTGGAAGATTCGAGGATGTTCGTGCCAATTCACGGGCAGAGTTAAAAGATTTTGTAGAAGTCTATCTGAAGTGTCCCCAAGATGTTCGACTAGACAGAGATGACAAAGCCAAATATACAAGACATGCTGATACGATTTACTACTATGAAGATCCAGTATCTCCTGAAATTATGATCGAGACGAATCAATGCCCCCCTGAAGCAGCTGCTCAAAAGGTGGTCGATTATCTCATGACTCATGGTTATATCGGTGTAGAGGACCAAAATCTGATTGGAACCGGTCAAATATAA